tgatCAATAACTTATAGTTTCGATAgcattgatattaaaaagaaataatatgatattatttcagGATATATTGTGAATTGTCAATATGTTCAGTTGGCTCAGTCGAGATGAAAATGGCAAACAAGATCTCTTTGAGAATGTTACTGAAGGTCTTAAAAAGATCTACAAAGCTAAATTGTTACCCTTGGAACAACATTATCAATTTCATGACTTCCATTCGCCTCAATTGGATGATCCAGATTTCGATGCAAAACCTATGATCCTTTTAGTAGGACAATATTCTACTGGAAAAACTACATTTATTAAGTATTTATTAGAACGTGATTTTCCTGGAATAAGAATTGGCCCTGAACCTACAACAGATCGCTTCATTGCTGTTATGTACGATGAAAAGGAAGGTGTTATTCCTGGAAATGCTTTAGTTGTGGATCCAAATAAACAATTTCGACCACTTTCCAAATTCGGTAATGCATTCCTTAATAGATTTCAATGTTCTACCGTTGCATCTCCAGTTCTTAAAGGAATATCTATAGTTGATACACCTGGAATTCTTTCGGGGGAGAAACAACGAGTATGTatctttgtataaaaaataatttcttaatatgATAGTCTTAATGAATgtatattgcatttttttttttaattatatttacaggTAGATAGAGGTTATGATTTCACTGGCGTCTTAGAATGGTTTGCAGAAAGAGTAGACagaatcatattattattcgatgcaCATAAACTCGATATTTCTGATGAATTTAGAAGATCTATAGAAGCACTAAGAGGCCACGATGATAAAATTAGAATAGTTCTTAATAAAGCAGATATGATAGATCATCAACAATTAATGAGAGTATATGGTGCACTTATGTGGTCTTTAGGAAAAGTATTGCAAACTCCAGAAGTTGCTAGAGTTTATATTGGTTCATTTTGGGATCAACCGCTAAGATATGATGTTAATAGACGGTAAaatcttctattttatcttattgattttatttatcttattaggttatttattttaagtcTTTTTTCTCAGATTATTTGAAGATGAAGAACAAGATTTATTTAGAGATATGCAATCATTACCAAGAAATGCAGCATTAAGAAAActtaatgatttaataaaacgagCTCGTTTAGCAAAGGTGAAGAATgatgtttcatttaattctataaagatatatttttttaaagatagcCTTACTAGACTCAATATCTTTTTTGAATTATAGgtgcatgcatatataatcAGTGCATTGAGAAAGGATATGCCAAGTATGTTTGGTAAagattccaaaaaaaaagaacttattaaaaatttaggTCAAATTTATGATCAAATCCAAAGAGAACAACAAATTTCTCCTGGAGACTTCCCAGACCTTCGAAAAATGCAGGAATGTTTAATGCATCATGACTTTAGTAAATTTAACCCAATAAAAATCAAACTATTGGAAGTAGTAGATAAAATGCTTGCAGAAGACATTGCAAAATTAATGGCTATGATACCACATGAAGAAGTAACTGCCATGTCAGAACCATTAATAAAAGGTATACATTGATATCtagtaaagaaatatttcattaaaaacaaaattaaacaaaaattgataaaattagaaattcaaAACAGAAgccattttttatatataattatttaattaaagtaaaagaataagTCATATGGTCATATTAATACTAGAAATAGGAGATTACTTTATTTCATAtcttatcttcattttttttcattttcatgaatcatctataaaagtataaaagaatttaatgttcgtgatataattttataagtaaattaaaaataaaattatctatacTAGGATacttattttcaatgaaagattgagagatcaaagaaaaaaatacttgtaatttaaaataacattaaatattagaGACAGCATTAGCTATCTCTAACATAAACATTTAATATGTACAGGTGGTGCATTTGAAGGTGTAGAAGATCAAATTAGTCCATTTGGATACAAAAGAGGTGAAGGTATCGATGCTGGTGCAGGTGAACCTGAATGGATTGTTAATAAAGATAGATACAAATACGATAGTATTTTTGAAACGCTTGGTCCAACTGATGGAAAGATTACAGGAGCAGGTAAAGTAACAGTTagtttttatgtttattttatatactaatatCAGTATGGgtcaaatttataaacaaaaaaagaaaaaggaaaaggtacCAAATAGGTCCAAGCACGCTTccttatataattttagaattGATTGGCTAATTGTTTCTAGAAATTAAACTGAATtttctattacatatatatatatatatatatatatatatatatacaccctGTCTATCAGGAAAGTTCCGAGAttggattaataaaaaatagaaaaacgttAAGATGATGGTTTCAATGATTCAGGTGTTCTATATAGTCTTCCTCCACTTAAATACAATGCACAGAATGCTTATACAACCATGTGAAACTATCAAAAAAGTCCTTCTTTGAGATGTGTTCAACTCGCGTATCACAGTAATTTAAATGTCGATTATGTCGTCAAAGGGTTGATCCTTtatgtgaatttttattttggggaataaaaaaaagtcacTCGACATCAAATCGAGTGAATATAGAGGGTGGTTGAAAACTGGcacttattttttctaaaaactaCTACACTGTAGCCATGTGAGCAGTCGCATTGTCGTGTAGCAAGAAAAAATCCGTGACACGCGAATTAAATAACATCCCAAAGAAGAACTTTTCTAACAGTTTCACATGGTTGTACGAGCGTTCTGTGCATTGTACTCAAATGGGAGAATACTATGTAGAACACCTGAACCATTGAAACCACCATCTTaacgtttttctattttttttttttttaatcccgTCTCGGAACTTTTTGGAGAGacggtgtgtgtgtgtgtgtgtgtgtgtgtgtgtgtgtgtgtgtgtgtgtgtgtgtgtgtgtgtgtgtgtgtgtgtgtgtgtgtgtgtgtgtgtgtgtgtgtgtgtgtaattttaattcatggaagttaataaatttaatcttttttataatcttatacACAACATGTGTTGTGTGTCCTGCGTACTTatatgatgtgtatatatgtatatgtgtgtgtggaaTTActcaatatttcattaattcaatatttatttacattaaattttatttatagctGCAAAATCTGAAATGATAAAATCCAAATTGCCAAACAGTATGTTAGGAAAAATCTGGAAATTATCTGATATTGATAAAGATGGCCTTTTAGACTCAGATGAATTTGCCTTGGCTATGcatttaattaatgttaaacTTGAAGGTTATGATCTTCCAGCAGAACTTCCTGATCATTTAATACCACCTTCGAAAcgagatatttaaattatgatcAAATTATATACAGCACTTTACtggtatgtattataaatatttataattaaatatttcatttaattttaaatgttaacatttattttaatgaataattacaGATTATTGTGCTTGCTTCTCAATggttataaagaatatttatatacttgtaAAAAGAAGATGTGCGATACAGAGCTTAATTGTAAATGGTAAATATTTGgcataatatctaataattgaGATTTTCAGTATGGACTGAAGGTAAATAGaagtaataaattctttttgtaaaaataccaatataaagaagaatattatttaaatgatttctcagattaaagtaaagaaaatctcATAACATAATcataatgaaagtaaaatgtatatatattatataaagaaaatgacaaGCCAtgttcaattatatttaatttttacaaatgatAGTGCAATCCAGAAATTTTGAtacatcattaataatataacaatattacaatcttatttaaaaacataaatttgtAAACGCTGTATTAATAGTCTTATAATCATATAGGTATATTGGGatgcataataatataaagtgtTATGATAAATAGCAAATGATTTAGAAATATCAGTAGCATTGTCACATTATGTGAAATATGCTATcttatgtgtatatttttatatattgttatattatatgaaattatatttattatacacaaACACGCACATGTGCTTATAAAAACaacacaaaataaaatttctacactattgttattaatattttgaaaatttttgtattactgTATTAATAACAcaatgtttttaaaattttctgtCGATTATGCTATAATTTCTTGAGAACATTTAAATAGTAAAATCATGCGTACCTtcttaaaatttgttatttataaaaaaaataagatccttttttttaaacaaatgctagaaaattaaatagaatttttaaagatctattcaaaattaatttttaatacacaTAATACACTGTTCAAGTTCTGAATACTTTTAAATTTAAgtaatgtattttaaaaacatcTTGTGCAAGTATAGAAAAAACAGTaatcaaaagaaatgaaatatgatataCAGTACAGTCTTGTTTATCCATGCATTTATGTAAAAAACaacttttcgtatttttaactacattttacttaaaaaaaattttctctgataatattaattcgtaaGAGCAAGAATTACTTATGCgcataatatttctttaataattgttatatacacatatatatacatttatttggATAATCAAGAACATactgtaataaaaagaagcaaaCTGACCAAACATCTATtgctattaaataatacatatgaaGATTTTAAGtagtctatatatatagaaaaatataaaaattcttaaacaTTTCCTCTTATGAGTTactatttatagatatatttaatgtgGTATATCAATACTACTTAgctaatcataaatataatcacTATTTGTAGCAGATAATAGCAGTTTctctataaatttcttttataaaactatataactTGCTATTGCCATtcacttattatttatatatttatgcatttatCTGTATTTACTCATATTTTACACTGCACATATTTTGAATGCTAAAACACTTTAACTTAATGTTTccataaaatttgattatacaTTGGCCAAATAATTGTgttactttttactttatttatatttgattaaatcaCAAGGTTTAGAAACAAATagactataatatatataaaaagattttataaaattatattaacagATTACCTTAATGCATTTTATCCATTATCATTTATTGATATGTATAGTTAAACATAAATTTGTGTTTTACCACACCAACCAAAGATATGACATTAAGACTGTAAAAATCAGTAAAAAAAATGTGGTTTATTCatggaataattatttatatcatttctcattttaattgaattatttaaaattggttgattaaattaaaaaacaaaatattgtttttcttttatttatattttaatattcaaagcttgtatatatatatatatatacacacacatatatatatatatacacaggttGGTGTTCTTATACTTACACTGCCTAcacgttttataatttttgtgatatataagtataacaTAGCAATTGAATAGATTTATTACAATGAACACATAAAACATGACTcaaactaaaaatatataatttctaatcagaatataaaaaatagaataattattaaatatttttagaacaCATTCCATATATAAGATGTGTCCAATTTCATCGTTCAGATAAATCTTAAGTttgatacaataaaatttaaaaatatctttattatattggCTAACTTTTTGCCaattagttaaaaaaataaatttatacgatttagaaaaatatatggatttaaaaaaaaattgttatactCGACCGCCGAAAGTGTCTTATTTTCCATTTGAATATTcacttttgtaaatattattaatgtgtCTATCcttatataaatcttatatatgtatttagtGTCCAATGAACAGCACTGTACAAAATATAAGTAAAGTCACTATATAAAAGTATGTGgattatctaaataaaattatataaaagatatgtatatgttatcctgcatatatggtatatatatatatatatattcatacatttatatattgacaaaattattgtttgctttcattaaaaaatattttttctcctgtttcctttatcttataaatttattttaattatgtcAATAGATTTCATTTTGGTAAAACATGAACTATTcctaatattaaattataataatcaatattagtAAAGCTATGTAGTAacgtatttgttattataattgtttgaaaaaacatttattctatatttttgattCGTTTCTTTGTGAAGAGATACTTTGTTTTTGATTGTATTATCTATCACAACATATAAcctgtataataaaattaataaaacattatttacgaaagaaaagactaatataatattacagtatatatttctgtaaaaacaatttaagaaatatcacagtaaagatatatatcaaataaacgcgcgcgcgcgtgtgtgtatgcgtgtgtgtgtaaaatataCGAGTATTTCATATACAAGGAAGTTGGATTGCACTGTAAATAGTgcagtaaaaattaaattatatacacatatacatgtatacaattataaaatacccatattaaatatatacatataaaaacatatactatatatacgtatatatattgcttACGTTGGTTTACaatgattgaaaatattattgttatttaaaaaactatACACTTTTTGTCAATTTATCTTGATataacttaattttttatcaattacgcattgtttatattgtatacattatttatcgttataattcatcatgtttatttttattgttagaatttaaaaaatttaatactttttcttttatcatttcagATGATATTGCCGTAATTTTAAAACCCTTGTCAATATCCTTTATGTCATactttcgatcgtaaataattaatgttggATACGCTTTCACGGCTGCTTGTGAACACTGTGTCGGATAAAGATTGCAATTAAGTCGTCCAAAATATACCCTGTTGTTAAATAACTGGaacaaaaatacatttttgaaaattagcCTTCATAtccatatttcatatttattgaaataaatatatttcataatttttgaaatgataattaataaacaatacgatacaaaataataatataatataatattatatgcacAAACGTAATGATATATCAATACCTGTGCAGCAATTGAAATATGTGGATCTAATGTTTGACAATGATCACACCAAGGTGCAAAAAAATCTACAAGCCACACATTCTTTCCagaaaaaactttctttcgtaaaCTGGTTGGATCTAAATCATACACCTTTgttggaaaatatttagatatccATTTTAATATGTGCAACATGTTATGTGATCCAtcgtattttctaaaattaagatatttattatttgttactgttgattataatttttaaaatacaaaatgaatatattataaaatatcagaaTGCCGTTGTTTACACTTACATTgctttatttaaatgtttgcGTTCTCTTGGATACAATCGTATAGTAGGATAGCTTCCAACTTCTTGTGACCTGCATAAAGCATTTTCTGACTCACAATCAATACTGCCTATTTTTACAAAAGGTAGAATACGCAAAACTTTAGCAACAGCAGTCCATTCTGATGCTAAATGTTGACAAGGTGCACACCATCCaacaaaataatcaattacCCATAAtgtcttatctttttctttgtcaagATATTGATGAAAATTCTTAGCAGATATttgtataactatataaaaataattaaattaaagatgTGGATATtcaattacataatatattataaattttatacctCTTAATTACCTGATGGATTTTGTATgtcatttataaattgtattatattagcTGATGTTTTTTGTGCTGTAAATTGATATGTTTTACTTCCATTTATAAGCATCGCAGTTGGATAAGAACGTATGTTGTATTGTCGACAAATTGTAGAATGTACAGTGCAATCAATCGTACCAAAATGTACTACTGATGTATTGAATTGCATAGATGCCTTACGAAGTTCTGATAAAAACTGCATACATGGAGGACACCATGGTGCATACCAATCAAGAAACCAAACTTCtttaactaaaataaaaagataaaagattaaaagaatagaagtATAAATATGCATTCTATTCctgtttaattttaaatataatttaccattatttctttgtaatatagataatacTTTATCGGCAGATAAAGCCCATAGATTTTCAGCTTTAATACTACTTGTAGTAAATTTCGCGATATCATGAATTGTATTTTTTCCATGACTTAATTCAAATGCTCCTCCAGACTTAAGAACACCCCACATTGGATACCggtttatatttaatatattgcaAAAATGTCCATACTTTCCACAATTAATTTTAcctatgatttataaataagaaataaatcttaaatcagttgaaaaatattgaattgagatatgaaatataaaacaatagaTGTATATGGAATGATACCTAgattaatagtattaataatgttagggagtttctttaatattaaatctaattCAGTTGAATGAcctatataaaaacatatgaGCCAACCCATTCCTGGCTTTTTTCTAAGATGTCTTCTTATTtcctatatataaatcgaaattaaagatttattacataaaattatattgaatatgaatttgttttttataaatcatattatgAAGTAACATTTTATTACCTCAAATTCATCGTCACTAAGACTCTTTGGTTCCGGTAATTGTTCTAAAACTTTTTCTactaaatcttttatattatctacATTCTCAAATAATATTGGTAGCCaggttttttcattttttattggcAAAAGGATCGCACAAGTGTTATCAGAAATATCATTGCATTCATTTTTCTTGCAACGAAGTAGTcgaatatttaatgttttatcctgtaataatcataatatatatattactatgcattaaatgatatatatcattaattataattaacatatattaattatttcatattaaatgtACTTACAAAAATAGCACCAACTTTAAGAAGATCGTTAGATGTCAAacattctttgttatttttgtaagTAAATACAAGTGTGGGTTTTTTAATAAgttcattatcttttataaaaagtttccAATCTGATAAACTTATCTCAGGAATATTAATATCCAacttatttaatacaaaatctATTATTGCTTCGTGCGTTCTTTCTCCTGTATATAATTTCCCATTTGTTGAATTCtggaattataatatattttagcaCGATAAACGTAatgcaaaaattaaattatgacTAGTTTAAATATAACGTAAAATAAGTACCTttgcaatataaaataaagaaggataaGCTGCTATTCCAATTTGATGACAAAGTTGAAAATCATCTTCACAATTAACTGCTCCTACTTTTATAACTCCTTCAAGTTCTTCAGCTATCTTTCGCCACATTGGTGCTAAATGATGGCAAAAGCTACACATCGGCGAATAAAAATTCACCAACCACATTTTATCCGAATTCAATACATTTTCAACtgtacaaaattaaaaaaattataagaatcttcattttattaacaCTAACCATACCAGCATTTCATATATACCTATTCTTACACATGACCGGTTCAAAAATGACCGGTTAcagaataaatgtttttttcagCTGGAATTATCAATGTATTCTAAGAAGTAATGCATAGAAcgtaacttttaaataataataaaatatttttcatgtattttcatttttatatgtatcataAATAACAAACAGAAGATCATAGGGGTAGTCTTTACTTTacttagaaataaatgaaagatgcttttaatcttttaattgcACTTTTTATAGATGATAGGATTCTCCTTCATACATTTACCACATCTTTTACAGATCATACAAGATTTATATTCCTTGCACAATTGTATGTGGCATGTTTTTCGCGAATGCGAAATATTACATTGACCACTTGATGTTCCTTatatgttttccttttctttttggagAAATTCGTGATAATCTTCGACaagcttttttcttatttaataaaaattgttgtcTGGATATATTTTGTCcacttgtttaattataaaggATCCATGCATTGATACCGCTCAAatcaagaatattaaaaaaaatttgcacaGGGTATCTATAAGATTTTGATTTGACACTGTACTTTCTTGCTATTTGATCGGTGATATCGATGccgaatttgattttattataatacgcAATTGTCTCAGGTATTCGGTTTCTGTTGTTATTGATTTTTACACTTTTATGCTTCAAACTTAGTATTGCAACTTTTATACTTGATTtggatttataaattgttagagtacaattatttaatttataaagtaCTGTTAAGAAACATTCCATTTTGTCTTTTGCTGATTTCATTAGCTCGGACAATTCTTTTCTGTTACTTTAAATAGTCTCAAGTAATGTTCATTTTgccaataattttgttatcaaTGATGCACTCGTGAAAAAATTATCCGTCGTAACATGTCTCCAATATCAACTAGTTTGAGGACAACAAATTCACCAAGTAGTATTGACAATGAtcggattttttcttttcccaaaTATGGAAAATCGTTTATAATGTATTTACTGTTGGCATCTGAGCCAAAAACTGATGCTAAATTTATCAGGCTTACTTAGTATGTACTGtgtaaatttatatctcatttttataaagaatagtTGCTCATCAATAGTCAAATTCGAATTGGGTTTATAACTATTTTGACTATTCTTAATAAATCTGTTCCATATATGTGAAATCAGAGTAAATTTGTTGGTTTTTAGATTTTCGCTtcattatgtttttttattaaattggaGAAATATTGTGTCAAAATGTATACAACTATCTATAGTTATGATATTTAAGTTCAAAGATAAGATCccaagaaaaatttatagaataatacaaatttgtacACCGGTCAAATGACCGATCATGGCAAGCAAGTCAGGcgataaatttttctcaatagaaaaaaagaaaagtaaaagaaaaaaaaacaggtaAGAAATTGATTAATCAGAGAATTAATCTCTAAAATTAAGAATTTACAGAAAGTTAATGATGAAcggaaaaaataacaataaatgtacaatttataattaaatgttgaACTGGTCATTTGACCGGATCTGGTACGATTAGTGTTAAAGTAATATCTATActacagatatatataaaattcaaatacatTTTATGACTTACAATAATCGTTTTTGTTAAGAGTCACAACTTGTGGATCATCATCATAAATTccaaaattgtatttataataattccaaGAATGATAATTTGGCCTTGTATTGATATTCTCAAGTCCTTTTTCTCCATAaagatcatatttttttcttaattctggGTCTTTTAATACTTCATAAGCTGTTGTTAATCTAATAAACTTTTCGTGTGCTTTTGGATCAtcctaaaatataataataatatcttattgtatatcttgtaatataattataatcttcctaatgaaaaattgttagtttactttatttttatcaggaTGTTGAGTAACTGCAATTGTTTTGAAAGCCTTTCGGATTTCTCTTTGATCCGCAATCCTACTTATTCCAAGAAGATCATAATAATCTTCAGCCAATATTagagtaattattattaaaaaaattattatatatttaaacctagaaaatatttataaacaaaattaattacaataaaaaattatttagtaaATAATTCCATATTAAAATTAGATTCAATAAATACAAGATAGTTTGACAATTGATAAGTTTATATGAGTGTAactttgtttaaaataaattatatattttcataatatgataagtaaatatataaatatacatacattttttactaGATATGTAAAgttttacaaacaaaaaagctagtacaaaatataattaacattaatttctttgtaaaactTTTCAAATAGATATCCAAATGAAATCATATCCTTTTTGCCATATTTGGAGATTCTTATAATATCCTCACTGGTACAAAGTGATGTAGATCTACGAAGTCTATAACATGTATACAACTGAAAGTAATCTAACCTTCAAAAAGCAAAGAagctgaaatatttttaaaaataggaACATTCTTATAAATGTactattaacaaattaaatctatgtttttaatttctaaaattaattacttttaaataaaaataacattttatgaTCAATTAACTATATTCGATTTATTGCAAGTAGTATCTTTatgcattattttatttactaaattatttaataattctattcataatttcaaagttatttgatgaaattaacgcaaaaaaatttattgcaaaaaaataaaaatagaaataattttaaagatcTTTGATTTAAAATTCCCGCCAAAAGTTTTCATTGAAGGATACTtctctataatatatttattttaggtTTGCAGTAGGTCTGTATAGAAATCTGTAAAGTATAGGTCTGTAAATGACACAGATTATAACCTATAGATAATAACTCTGGTTTGACATATTCTACAGGCATATGGTTGTACAATCAAAATGGTTTTTTTGGAAAATGACGCGgtaatttcttaaataaatctaaattatttgttataaatattagaaaagtaaatataatgtttCAGTTCTTAGTGGAGCTCACAAGGTTGTTTGATAAATCAAGGTTATCTGGGTCTGTAATGCTCACTATTAAAAGGTGTAAGTATTTTTAaaggtaaatttattttatttctcttaataatataatctactTTTCTTCACTATAATTACtatctttcaaagaaattgtttttgaTTGGTTTAATCATcatttaaataactttttacatgtagataatattttaaaatcaatgttaataaaaatgaaatgatatagttagaaatttaataaagatttatttgtaaaaactttttgtgtgtatatataaaatatttattacatatataacatcttatatatcataaataatgtCAAAATACATCTTgtttaattgataatttttgtatcataGTTAATGGACACAATAAACCTGTACCTAGAAAGGGCAGACCACCATTATCAACACCAAGTGAATTTCTTTGTCTTGTGCGAGCTACCTTCCGCAGCAAAAAAATTTCAACCATTGTATGtataattcta
The window above is part of the Vespula pensylvanica isolate Volc-1 chromosome 16, ASM1446617v1, whole genome shotgun sequence genome. Proteins encoded here:
- the LOC122634786 gene encoding EH domain-containing protein 3, with the protein product MFSWLSRDENGKQDLFENVTEGLKKIYKAKLLPLEQHYQFHDFHSPQLDDPDFDAKPMILLVGQYSTGKTTFIKYLLERDFPGIRIGPEPTTDRFIAVMYDEKEGVIPGNALVVDPNKQFRPLSKFGNAFLNRFQCSTVASPVLKGISIVDTPGILSGEKQRVDRGYDFTGVLEWFAERVDRIILLFDAHKLDISDEFRRSIEALRGHDDKIRIVLNKADMIDHQQLMRVYGALMWSLGKVLQTPEVARVYIGSFWDQPLRYDVNRRLFEDEEQDLFRDMQSLPRNAALRKLNDLIKRARLAKVHAYIISALRKDMPSMFGKDSKKKELIKNLGQIYDQIQREQQISPGDFPDLRKMQECLMHHDFSKFNPIKIKLLEVVDKMLAEDIAKLMAMIPHEEVTAMSEPLIKGGAFEGVEDQISPFGYKRGEGIDAGAGEPEWIVNKDRYKYDSIFETLGPTDGKITGAAAKSEMIKSKLPNSMLGKIWKLSDIDKDGLLDSDEFALAMHLINVKLEGYDLPAELPDHLIPPSKRDI
- the LOC122634785 gene encoding dnaJ homolog subfamily C member 10-like, with translation MFKYIIIFLIIITLILAEDYYDLLGISRIADQREIRKAFKTIAVTQHPDKNKDDPKAHEKFIRLTTAYEVLKDPELRKKYDLYGEKGLENINTRPNYHSWNYYKYNFGIYDDDPQVVTLNKNDYFENVLNSDKMWLVNFYSPMCSFCHHLAPMWRKIAEELEGVIKVGAVNCEDDFQLCHQIGIAAYPSLFYIAKNSTNGKLYTGERTHEAIIDFVLNKLDINIPEISLSDWKLFIKDNELIKKPTLVFTYKNNKECLTSNDLLKVGAIFDKTLNIRLLRCKKNECNDISDNTCAILLPIKNEKTWLPILFENVDNIKDLVEKVLEQLPEPKSLSDDEFEEIRRHLRKKPGMGWLICFYIGHSTELDLILKKLPNIINTINLGKINCGKYGHFCNILNINRYPMWGVLKSGGAFELSHGKNTIHDIAKFTTSSIKAENLWALSADKVLSILQRNNVKEVWFLDWYAPWCPPCMQFLSELRKASMQFNTSVVHFGTIDCTVHSTICRQYNIRSYPTAMLINGSKTYQFTAQKTSANIIQFINDIQNPSVIQISAKNFHQYLDKEKDKTLWVIDYFVGWCAPCQHLASEWTAVAKVLRILPFVKIGSIDCESENALCRSQEVGSYPTIRLYPRERKHLNKAIKYDGSHNMLHILKWISKYFPTKVYDLDPTSLRKKVFSGKNVWLVDFFAPWCDHCQTLDPHISIAAQLFNNRVYFGRLNCNLYPTQCSQAAVKAYPTLIIYDRKYDIKDIDKGFKITAISSEMIKEKVLNFLNSNNKNKHDEL
- the LOC122634787 gene encoding signal recognition particle 14 kDa protein, with amino-acid sequence MVFLENDAFLVELTRLFDKSRLSGSVMLTIKRFNGHNKPVPRKGRPPLSTPSEFLCLVRATFRSKKISTIIHSKDVNKFQQAYWNLLKTNINGLKKLKKVKSAKPKVH